The following proteins are encoded in a genomic region of Brachypodium distachyon strain Bd21 chromosome 1, Brachypodium_distachyon_v3.0, whole genome shotgun sequence:
- the LOC100845664 gene encoding DNA-directed RNA polymerases II and V subunit 6B gives MADDDYNEVDMGYEDEPPEADIEEGVEEDPENNEDAPEDVVGGEGEEKEQEKTPRPRNTSKYMTKYERARILGTRALQISMNAPVMVELEGETDPLEIAMKELRARKIPFTIRRYLPDGSYEDWGVDELIVEDSWKRQVGGG, from the exons atGGCGGACGATGATTACAATGAAGTTGACATGGG GTACGAGGATGAGCCCCCAGAGGCTGATATTGAG GAAGGGGTCGAAGAAGATCCTGAGAACAATGAGGATGCCCCTGAAGACGTGGTAGGTGGCGAGGGTGAAGAAAAGGAACAGGAAAAGACTCCTCGTCCACGCAATACATCAAAATATATGACTAAGTATGAGCGTGCACGCATCCTGGGTACACGTGCTTTGCAGATAAG CATGAATGCCCCAGTTATGGTTGAGCTTGAAGGAGAAACAGACCCTCTTGAG ATTGCCATGAAAGAACTGAGAGCACGTAAGATACCCTTCACAATCCGGAGGTACTTACCTGATGGAAG CTATGAGGACTGGGGAGTCGACGAGCTCATTGTGGAGGACTCCTGGAAGCGTCAGGTTGGTGGGGGCTAA
- the LOC100845363 gene encoding uncharacterized protein LOC100845363: protein MATLSSCSRLSGGATASHRHRSRPARAAVITCRRFSAAVRAAAAASATAAPPATVSVPQSKECALPTWADFELGKAPVYWKTTNGLPPSPGEGLKIFYNPGPNKLTPNEQFGIAFNGGFNQPIMCGGEPRQMTLQARGKADPPMYTIRIRVPQHATTLVFSFTNGKDWDGDYTLKFRVPKPWLNKPLSFFNDGLADELNMEGACDRAIFPDENIVITSCDIGGFYEEGGDRCKLDIVSGCMDPTSNMFDPLATVDDGSCPLESDSEE, encoded by the exons ATGGCCACTCTCTCTTCTTGCAGCCGCCtgagcggcggcgccaccgcctcTCACCGCCACCGCAGCCGGCCGGCGCGTGCCGCGGTTATCACCTGCCGGAGATTCTCGGCCGctgtccgcgccgccgcggccgcctctgccacggcggcgccaccggcgACGGTTTCTGTGCCCCAGTCCAAGGa GTGCGCGCTTCCGACGTGGGCGGACTTCGAGCTGGGGAAGGCGCCGGTCTACTGGAAGACCACCAACGGCCTCCCTCCATCCCCG GGAGAGGGCCTGAAGATTTTCTACAACCCAGGACCAAACAAGCTGACACCCAACGAACAGTTCGGCATCGCGTTTAACG GCGGGTTTAACCAGCCGATCATGTGCGGTGGCGAGCCGAGGCAGATGACGCTTCAGGCGAGGGGAAAAGCCGATCCCCCCATGTACACCATCAGAATACGTGTGCCGCAACATG CCACGACCCTGGTTTTCTCCTTCACAAACGGCAAGGACTGGGATGGCGACTACACGCTCAAGTTTAGGGTCCCCAAACCCTGGCTCAACAAGCCCTTGAGCTTCTTCAATGAT GGGCTGGCGGACGAGCTCAACATGGAGGGCGCCTGCGACAGAGCCATCTTCCCGGATGAGAACATCGTCATCACCAGCTGCGACATCGGCGGCTTCTACGAAGAGGGG GGAGACCGATGCAAACTGGACATTGTGAGCGGGTGCATGGACCCAACCTCCAACATGTTTGATCCACTCGCCACCGTCGACGATGGCTCCTGCCCGCTGGAGTCTGATTCCGAGGAGTGA